A genome region from Euphorbia lathyris chromosome 4, ddEupLath1.1, whole genome shotgun sequence includes the following:
- the LOC136225777 gene encoding arogenate dehydrogenase 1, chloroplastic-like isoform X1 yields the protein MSKSCSQSSLKIGIIGFGGFAQFMAKTMKKQGHVLTATSRSDYSQLCQHLGISFYRDMLSFLEAENDVVLISTSILSLEEVLKTMPIHALKRQQTLFVDVLSVKEHPRDILLKVLPEESDILCTHPMFGPESGKNGWKDLAFVYDKVRVRQEATCSTFLQIFQTEGCRMLEMSCEEHDRTAAKSQFLTHTIGRMLSEMEIKSTPMSTKGFEALVELKDSTMKDSFDLFSGLFLYNRFAKQELKNLELSLQKVKQQLEDQINAADENLNDPKL from the exons ATGTCAAAATCATGTTCACAATCAAGTCTAAAAATTGGGATAATAGGGTTTGGGGGATTCGCACAATTCATGGCGAAAACAATGAAGAAACAAGGCCATGTTTTAACGGCGACTTCTCGTTCTGATTATTCTCAGCTATGTCAACATCTCGGCATCTCTTTCTACAG GGATATGCTCTCATTTCTTGAAGCTGAAAACGATGTCGTTTTGATTTCAACATCAATCTTATCCTTGGAAGAGGTTCTCAAGACAATGCCAATTCATGCTCTAAAACGGCAGCAGACTCTGTTCGTTGACGTTCTATCAGTAAAAGAGCACCCCAGAGACATTCTACTCAAA GTACTGCCAGAGGAATCGGATATACTGTGTACTCACCCGATGTTCGGACCGGAGAGCGGAAAAAATGGGTGGAAAGATCTAGCTTTCGTATATGACAAAGTTAGAGTAAGACAAGAAGCTACATGCTCTACATTCCTGCAAATATTTCAAACTGAG GGTTGCAGAATGTTGGAAATGTCATGTGAAGAACATGATAGAACAGCTGCTAAAAGTCAATTTCTTACCCACACCATAGGCAG GATGTTGTCAGAAATGGAGATCAAGTCAACACCTATGAGTACAAAAGGCTTTGAGGCACTTGTTGAATTA AAAGATAGCACCATGAAAGATAGCTTTGATCTGTTTAGTGGGTTATTCCTTTATAACAGATTTGCCAAGCAAGAG CTAAAGAACCTGGAGCTTTCCCTTCAAAAGGTTAAGCAGCAGCTAGAAGATCAGATTAATGCAGCAGATGAGAATTTAAACGATCCCAAACTATGA
- the LOC136225777 gene encoding arogenate dehydrogenase 2, chloroplastic-like isoform X2 yields MSTSRHLFLQVLPEESDILCTHPMFGPESGKNGWKDLAFVYDKVRVRQEATCSTFLQIFQTEGCRMLEMSCEEHDRTAAKSQFLTHTIGRMLSEMEIKSTPMSTKGFEALVELKDSTMKDSFDLFSGLFLYNRFAKQELKNLELSLQKVKQQLEDQINAADENLNDPKL; encoded by the exons ATGTCAACATCTCGGCATCTCTTTCTACAG GTACTGCCAGAGGAATCGGATATACTGTGTACTCACCCGATGTTCGGACCGGAGAGCGGAAAAAATGGGTGGAAAGATCTAGCTTTCGTATATGACAAAGTTAGAGTAAGACAAGAAGCTACATGCTCTACATTCCTGCAAATATTTCAAACTGAG GGTTGCAGAATGTTGGAAATGTCATGTGAAGAACATGATAGAACAGCTGCTAAAAGTCAATTTCTTACCCACACCATAGGCAG GATGTTGTCAGAAATGGAGATCAAGTCAACACCTATGAGTACAAAAGGCTTTGAGGCACTTGTTGAATTA AAAGATAGCACCATGAAAGATAGCTTTGATCTGTTTAGTGGGTTATTCCTTTATAACAGATTTGCCAAGCAAGAG CTAAAGAACCTGGAGCTTTCCCTTCAAAAGGTTAAGCAGCAGCTAGAAGATCAGATTAATGCAGCAGATGAGAATTTAAACGATCCCAAACTATGA